The proteins below come from a single Streptomyces sp. B3I8 genomic window:
- a CDS encoding FtsX-like permease family protein, producing MITAWAGGLARHRIGRLLAAVAGIALAVALVAALGSFLTASKATMTERAVRSVAVDWQVEVQPGADPNAVRSLVQAADGTRAALPVGFARTTGFTATVGGSTQTTGPGVALGLPADYRSHFPDELRTLSGSGNGVLLAQQTASNLHAAPGDTIGVRLPGTGLRQVRVDGVVDLPQADSLFQKVGAPTQSQPTAPPDNVVLLPAARFASLTRGATDVTTQIHVARDAKLPADPAAAFTSVTGAAHHLEATSAGSALVGNNLGAALDSARQDALYAQILFLFLGVPGAVLAAALTVAVASAGGERRRREQGLLRLRGLRPRQITALAGLEAALVGAGGGLAGLGLAALTGRLAFGAASFGAGAGTWALWYAVAFVLGVAVAAAAVLVPALRDLRTVTVADTRREPRGSRSPWWLRYGLDFALLIGSWLVFRASSGNQYALVLAPEGVPSVSVSYWAFLGPALLWLGAALLLWRLTLLVLAHGRPALARLARPLTATLATTTAAVLSRRRRPLARSVVLLALAVSFAISTAVFNSTYRQQSEVDARLTNGADVTVTEPPGAQVRPSAADTLNVSGVRHVEPLQHRYAYVGSDLQDLYGVQPATVTNATSLQDAYFSGGTAGQLMRRLAQRPDNLLVSVETVHDFQLSPGDTVNLRIQDARTKALRTVPFHYAGIVKEFPTAPKDSFFVANAAYVAKATGSDAVGAFLLDTGGSHQQQIAAHLRRQLGTGATVTDLTQTRGTVGTSLTSVDLAGLTRIELTFAVLLAAGAGGLVLALGLAERRRTFAVATVLGAKSGQLRGMVLTEALLLAAGGLAGGALIGWALSEMLVKVLTGVFDPPPASLSVPGSYLALTAGAAVAAVLAAALNGIRSAGRPAVEELRDL from the coding sequence ATGATCACCGCCTGGGCGGGCGGACTGGCCCGCCACCGCATCGGACGGCTCCTGGCCGCCGTCGCCGGGATCGCCCTCGCCGTCGCCCTGGTCGCCGCGCTCGGCTCCTTCCTCACCGCGTCCAAGGCGACCATGACCGAGCGCGCGGTTCGCTCGGTCGCCGTGGACTGGCAGGTCGAGGTACAGCCGGGCGCCGACCCGAACGCCGTGCGGTCGCTGGTGCAGGCCGCCGACGGCACCCGGGCCGCACTGCCCGTCGGCTTCGCCCGCACCACCGGCTTCACCGCCACCGTGGGAGGCAGCACCCAGACGACCGGCCCCGGCGTCGCGCTCGGCCTGCCCGCCGACTACCGCAGTCACTTCCCCGACGAACTGCGCACGCTCTCCGGCTCCGGCAACGGCGTTCTGCTCGCCCAGCAGACCGCCTCCAACCTGCACGCCGCCCCCGGCGACACCATCGGCGTGCGGCTGCCCGGCACCGGGCTGCGGCAGGTGCGGGTGGACGGCGTGGTCGACCTGCCCCAGGCCGACTCGCTGTTCCAGAAGGTCGGCGCGCCCACGCAGTCCCAGCCGACCGCTCCCCCGGACAACGTCGTCCTCCTGCCCGCCGCCCGGTTCGCCTCCCTCACCCGGGGAGCCACCGACGTCACCACCCAGATCCACGTGGCCCGCGACGCGAAACTGCCGGCCGACCCGGCCGCCGCCTTCACCTCGGTCACCGGCGCCGCACACCACCTGGAGGCCACGTCGGCCGGCTCCGCGCTCGTCGGCAACAACCTCGGCGCGGCCCTCGACTCCGCCCGCCAGGACGCCCTCTACGCCCAGATCCTCTTCCTCTTCCTCGGCGTCCCCGGCGCCGTCCTGGCCGCCGCCCTGACGGTGGCGGTCGCCTCGGCCGGCGGCGAACGGCGCCGCCGGGAACAGGGCCTGCTGCGGCTGCGCGGGCTACGTCCCCGCCAGATCACCGCGCTCGCGGGCCTGGAGGCCGCACTGGTAGGCGCCGGCGGCGGCCTCGCGGGGCTCGGGCTCGCCGCTCTGACCGGCCGCCTCGCCTTCGGCGCTGCCTCCTTCGGGGCGGGCGCGGGCACCTGGGCCCTCTGGTACGCCGTCGCTTTCGTCCTCGGCGTGGCCGTTGCCGCCGCCGCCGTGCTCGTGCCCGCCCTGCGGGATCTGCGCACGGTGACCGTCGCCGACACCAGGAGAGAGCCGCGCGGGTCGCGTTCGCCCTGGTGGCTGCGGTACGGCCTGGACTTCGCGCTGCTGATCGGCTCCTGGCTGGTCTTCCGCGCCTCCTCCGGCAACCAGTACGCCCTCGTCCTCGCCCCGGAGGGCGTGCCCAGCGTGTCCGTCTCCTACTGGGCGTTCCTCGGGCCAGCCCTGCTGTGGCTGGGCGCGGCCCTCCTGCTGTGGCGACTGACCCTGCTGGTCCTCGCCCACGGCCGGCCGGCCCTGGCCCGCCTCGCCCGACCGCTGACCGCGACCCTCGCCACGACCACGGCAGCCGTGCTGTCCCGCCGCCGACGGCCGCTGGCCCGCTCTGTGGTACTGCTCGCCCTCGCCGTGTCGTTCGCGATCTCCACGGCCGTCTTCAACTCCACCTACCGGCAGCAGTCCGAGGTCGACGCCCGCCTCACCAACGGCGCGGACGTCACCGTCACCGAACCGCCCGGCGCGCAGGTCCGGCCGAGCGCGGCCGACACGCTGAACGTCTCCGGCGTCCGGCACGTCGAGCCCCTCCAGCACCGCTACGCCTACGTCGGCTCCGACCTCCAGGACCTCTACGGCGTCCAGCCCGCCACCGTCACCAACGCGACCTCTCTCCAGGACGCCTACTTCTCGGGCGGCACGGCAGGTCAGCTGATGCGCCGGCTCGCCCAGCGCCCCGACAACCTGCTGGTCAGCGTGGAGACCGTGCACGACTTCCAGCTCTCCCCGGGCGACACCGTCAACCTCCGGATCCAGGACGCCCGTACGAAGGCCCTGCGCACCGTGCCCTTTCACTACGCGGGGATCGTCAAGGAGTTCCCGACCGCGCCGAAGGACAGCTTCTTCGTCGCCAACGCCGCCTATGTGGCGAAGGCGACCGGCAGCGACGCGGTCGGCGCCTTCCTGCTCGACACGGGCGGCAGCCACCAGCAGCAGATCGCCGCACATCTGCGCCGGCAACTGGGCACCGGCGCCACGGTCACCGACCTCACGCAGACCCGCGGCACGGTCGGCACCAGTCTGACCTCGGTCGACCTGGCCGGACTCACCCGGATCGAGCTGACCTTCGCGGTGCTGCTGGCCGCCGGGGCGGGAGGGCTCGTCCTCGCCCTGGGCCTCGCCGAGCGCCGCCGTACCTTCGCCGTGGCCACCGTCCTCGGCGCGAAGAGCGGCCAACTGCGCGGCATGGTCCTCACCGAGGCCCTGCTGCTGGCCGCCGGCGGCCTGGCGGGCGGCGCCCTCATCGGCTGGGCCCTGTCCGAGATGCTCGTGAAGGTCCTGACGGGTGTCTTCGATCCGCCGCCGGCCAGTCTGTCGGTGCCGGGGAGCTACCTGGCCCTGACCGCGGGCGCGGCCGTCGCCGCCGTACTGGCGGCCGCGCTGAACGGCATCCGCAGCGCCGGCCGGCCCGCCGTGGAGGAGCTGCGTGACCTCTGA
- a CDS encoding ABC transporter ATP-binding protein has protein sequence MSSADLLVSCRGVALTFGRGPTAVVAVHGADLDVRSGDRLAIVGPSGSGKSSLLHLLAGLERPTSGTITRPGLHGPRDIGLVFQADSLIPALDVTENTALPLVLAGRPQEDTRRRVGEALDVVGAAGLADRLPDEISGGQAQRVAVARVLAQAPRLILADEPTGRLDHATGARVLDALLAAADRTGAALVVTTHDPAVAARLTLRRGMRDGRLLAPEAAEAPDPRGSLS, from the coding sequence ATGTCCTCCGCTGACCTGCTCGTCTCCTGCCGGGGCGTCGCGCTCACCTTCGGCCGGGGCCCCACCGCCGTGGTGGCGGTGCACGGCGCCGATCTGGACGTCCGCTCCGGCGACCGGCTGGCGATCGTGGGACCGTCCGGGTCGGGGAAGTCGTCCCTGCTCCATCTGCTGGCCGGGCTCGAACGCCCCACCAGCGGCACGATCACCCGGCCCGGACTCCACGGGCCGCGGGACATCGGCCTGGTCTTCCAGGCCGACAGCCTCATTCCCGCCCTCGACGTCACGGAGAACACCGCGCTGCCGCTCGTCCTCGCGGGACGTCCGCAGGAGGACACCCGCCGTCGGGTCGGCGAGGCGCTCGACGTGGTCGGGGCGGCCGGGCTGGCCGACCGGCTGCCCGACGAGATCTCCGGCGGCCAGGCCCAGCGGGTGGCCGTGGCCCGCGTGCTGGCGCAGGCGCCGCGGCTGATCCTCGCGGACGAGCCCACCGGCCGCCTCGACCACGCCACCGGCGCCCGCGTCCTGGACGCCCTGCTCGCGGCGGCCGACCGGACGGGCGCGGCCCTCGTCGTCACCACCCACGACCCCGCCGTCGCCGCCCGGCTCACCCTTCGGCGGGGCATGCGCGACGGCCGGCTGCTCGCACCCGAAGCAGCGGAAGCGCCGGATCCACGAGGGAGCCTGTCATGA
- a CDS encoding ABC transporter ATP-binding protein, whose translation MPAELSHDEVVLAARELYRFYRAGEEETLALRGVSLRVRRGETVAVVGPSGAGKSTLLACLAGLDEPSGGEVRVAGVRISHRPETERARLRARHVGVLLQSRNLLPHLTVRDNIRLAQHAVRGRPTVRAGALLEQVGLGRRAGALPRQLSGGELARAGLAVALANSPAVLLADEPTGELDGMTEELVLRMLRDRAADGCAVLIVTHSAEAVRGADRVITLDDGRAHEGREGTAQAKESSHVLR comes from the coding sequence ATGCCCGCCGAACTGTCCCACGACGAGGTGGTGTTGGCCGCCCGGGAGCTCTATCGCTTCTACCGGGCCGGTGAGGAGGAGACGCTCGCGTTGCGCGGGGTGTCACTGCGGGTGCGGCGCGGGGAGACGGTCGCCGTCGTCGGCCCGTCGGGGGCGGGCAAGTCGACCCTGCTGGCGTGCCTGGCCGGTCTCGACGAGCCGTCGGGCGGCGAGGTCCGGGTGGCGGGCGTGCGCATCAGCCACCGGCCCGAGACCGAACGCGCCCGGCTGCGCGCGCGTCATGTGGGGGTGCTTCTGCAGTCCCGCAACCTGCTGCCGCATCTGACCGTGCGCGACAACATCCGCCTCGCCCAGCATGCGGTGCGCGGCCGTCCCACGGTGCGGGCCGGGGCGCTGCTGGAGCAGGTGGGGCTCGGGCGGCGGGCGGGCGCGCTGCCGCGGCAGCTGTCCGGCGGTGAGCTGGCCCGGGCCGGGCTAGCCGTCGCGCTGGCCAACTCCCCGGCCGTCCTGCTGGCCGACGAGCCGACCGGCGAACTCGACGGCATGACCGAGGAGTTGGTGCTGCGGATGCTTCGGGACCGGGCGGCGGACGGTTGCGCGGTGCTGATCGTGACGCACAGCGCGGAAGCGGTGCGGGGCGCCGACCGAGTGATCACACTGGACGACGGGCGGGCCCACGAGGGACGCGAGGGAACCGCTCAGGCAAAGGAGAGCAGCCATGTCCTCCGCTGA
- a CDS encoding HAMP domain-containing sensor histidine kinase — MRQRVVRVALTAALVAVVLLAVPLALAIRSSLYADQRDTLERAALSGAVRVSPDYVTGDPVELSAPPAGGRLGLYDPALRLRAGTGPRTGDAAVRRALAAEVVRGRSSGDLVVVVPVSHAERVIGVVRASSPGAAVRSRVLIAWAVLAGVCALALTVAVLVARRQARVLAAPLEDLSGHCRAVTAGDLSARAAPSSVAEIDQVARTHNEMLHSLTELLRHERDFTANASHQLRTPLTGLQLILEAGIAQDDDARLRPALEAALATTRRLHRTVEEVLRLSRFHGLPRRPAPDTPVSQLLREAEQRWHGLFARDGRRLEAGALETGGDVRVLGAPVTEILGVLLENARVHGRGTVRLTARDLGEAVAFDVTDEGAVDGEASRLFDRGRTGAGGGLRHRPVPRPRSGRVPGRQTLPERPPSNRLHPAHPRTPRGARLRGRRLRRVQVPAAVGAGRRRVTMRFAAVFCSSP; from the coding sequence ATGAGACAGCGCGTGGTGCGAGTCGCCCTCACCGCCGCCCTGGTCGCCGTCGTCCTCCTCGCCGTCCCGCTGGCCCTGGCGATCAGGTCGTCCCTGTACGCCGACCAGCGCGACACGCTGGAACGGGCGGCTCTGTCGGGTGCCGTGCGCGTCAGCCCGGACTACGTGACCGGCGACCCCGTGGAACTGTCCGCGCCCCCGGCCGGCGGACGCCTCGGCCTGTACGATCCCGCACTGCGCCTGCGGGCTGGCACCGGCCCCCGCACCGGCGACGCGGCCGTGCGACGGGCGCTGGCCGCGGAGGTGGTGCGCGGCCGGTCGAGCGGTGACCTGGTCGTGGTGGTGCCCGTTTCGCACGCCGAGCGGGTGATCGGCGTCGTACGGGCCTCCTCACCAGGGGCTGCTGTACGCAGCCGTGTCCTGATCGCCTGGGCGGTCCTCGCCGGGGTCTGCGCCCTCGCGCTGACGGTGGCGGTCCTCGTCGCCCGCAGGCAGGCGCGGGTGCTGGCCGCGCCGCTGGAGGACCTCTCCGGGCACTGCCGGGCCGTCACCGCCGGCGACCTGAGCGCCCGGGCCGCGCCCAGCAGCGTCGCCGAGATCGACCAGGTCGCGCGGACCCACAACGAGATGCTGCACAGCCTGACCGAACTGTTGCGCCACGAGCGCGACTTCACCGCCAACGCCTCTCACCAGCTACGCACCCCGCTCACCGGGCTGCAGCTCATCCTGGAGGCGGGGATCGCCCAGGACGACGACGCCCGGCTGCGGCCCGCCCTGGAGGCGGCTCTGGCCACCACGCGCCGCCTGCACCGCACGGTGGAGGAGGTGCTGCGCCTGTCCCGCTTCCACGGCCTGCCGCGTCGGCCCGCCCCGGACACGCCCGTGTCACAGCTGCTGCGCGAGGCCGAGCAGCGCTGGCACGGACTGTTCGCCCGCGACGGCAGACGCCTGGAGGCAGGGGCCCTTGAGACGGGGGGCGACGTTCGAGTCCTCGGTGCCCCCGTCACCGAGATCCTCGGCGTCCTGCTGGAGAACGCGCGCGTCCACGGGCGCGGCACCGTGCGCCTGACGGCCCGCGACCTCGGGGAAGCCGTCGCCTTCGATGTGACCGACGAGGGCGCGGTGGACGGCGAGGCGTCCCGGCTGTTCGACCGCGGCCGCACCGGCGCGGGGGGAGGGCTCCGGCATCGGCCTGTCCCTCGCCCACGATCTGGCCGTGTCCCTGGGCGGCAGACTCTCCCTGAGCGGCCGCCATCCAACCGCCTTCACCCTGCTCATCCCCGTACGCCGCGAGGAGCCCGGCTCCGAGGGCGCCGGCTGAGGAGGGTTCAGGTGCCTGCTGCGGTGGGAGCCGGGCGCCGCCGGGTGACGATGCGGTTCGCGGCGGTCTTCTGCAGCAGCCCGTAG
- a CDS encoding sodium-dependent transporter, whose translation MHTRAASWLRHRLGRAVVLSYALALFLPGPGLWLRRPHPLPPPSHLTLHTAPLLLSLVLFSAGLQVPVRALGALLRHPKALLAGLVLHLAIPLAVVPFVAFLLRRTPDTDGGSGLLTAMILVVAMPVAAGATVWTDKGEGDQPTMVGLVLASTLLSPLSTPVLLATLSPLLSGGYAHTLADTGRLAQGGFALTAVVLPCAAGLLGALVLPTRWLGRLVTTVTPSAMAGSLVLTYVNASGALGSVLTRPRPLLFTAALAVAALVCLLSFVLGRVAARLLRLEAATASSLTLACGMNNSSASAVLITASLPDKPHLLLPVLAYGLLQKTAANRIVTRRRPAPTAAGT comes from the coding sequence ATGCACACCCGCGCCGCGTCCTGGCTGCGGCACCGGCTCGGCCGCGCCGTCGTCCTGTCCTATGCCCTCGCCCTGTTCCTGCCCGGACCCGGCCTGTGGCTGCGCCGCCCCCACCCCCTGCCGCCCCCGTCGCACCTGACGCTGCACACCGCACCGCTCCTGCTGTCCCTGGTGCTGTTCTCGGCCGGGCTCCAGGTCCCCGTCCGCGCGCTGGGTGCCCTGCTGCGGCATCCGAAGGCCCTGCTCGCCGGCCTCGTGCTGCACCTGGCGATCCCCCTGGCGGTCGTGCCGTTCGTCGCCTTCCTCCTGCGGCGCACCCCGGACACCGACGGCGGCAGCGGACTGCTCACCGCGATGATCCTCGTCGTGGCGATGCCGGTCGCCGCCGGGGCGACCGTGTGGACCGACAAGGGCGAGGGAGATCAGCCGACGATGGTGGGCCTCGTCCTGGCCTCCACCCTCCTCAGCCCGCTGAGCACGCCCGTGCTGCTGGCGACGCTGTCGCCGCTGCTCAGCGGCGGCTACGCGCACACCCTCGCCGACACCGGCCGGCTGGCCCAGGGCGGATTCGCCCTCACCGCCGTGGTCCTTCCCTGCGCTGCGGGCCTGCTGGGCGCACTCGTCCTGCCCACGCGATGGCTGGGCCGCCTGGTCACGACGGTGACGCCGTCGGCCATGGCCGGATCGCTGGTCCTGACCTACGTCAACGCCAGCGGCGCCCTCGGATCCGTCCTCACCCGGCCGCGCCCGCTGCTGTTCACCGCCGCTCTGGCCGTGGCCGCCCTGGTCTGCCTGCTCTCCTTCGTCCTCGGCCGGGTCGCCGCCCGCCTCCTGCGGCTGGAGGCGGCTACCGCCTCGTCGCTGACGCTCGCCTGCGGCATGAACAACAGCAGCGCGAGCGCGGTACTGATCACCGCGTCCCTGCCCGACAAACCGCACCTGCTGCTGCCGGTCCTCGCCTACGGGCTGCTGCAGAAGACCGCCGCGAACCGCATCGTCACCCGGCGGCGCCCGGCTCCCACCGCAGCAGGCACCTGA
- a CDS encoding IS481 family transposase encodes MPHRNAPLTETGRLRLARCVVEDGWTLRRAAERFQVSPTTAQRWADRYRTQGEAGMSDLSSRPHTSPRRIPTRTERRIIKVRILRRWGPARIAHLLRLVPSTVHRVLTRYRLARLTHLDRATGRVIRRYERDRPGELVHVDIKKLGNIPDGGGHRALGRQAGRKNRKNAGYSYLPTAVDDHSRLAYSEIHSDEKKETATGFWQRAHTFFAQAGITVERVLTDNGSCYRSRDWRDLMAATGIAHKRTRPYRPQTNGKVERFNRTLLDEWAYARPYRSEQERRGAFPGWLHTYNHHRGHTALKGQPPASRVPNLSGQYT; translated from the coding sequence GTGCCCCACCGTAATGCACCCCTGACCGAGACCGGCCGCCTGCGCCTGGCTCGCTGTGTCGTCGAGGACGGCTGGACTCTTCGCCGGGCCGCCGAACGCTTCCAGGTCTCACCGACCACGGCCCAGCGCTGGGCCGACCGCTACCGCACCCAGGGCGAGGCCGGGATGAGCGATCTGTCCTCCCGGCCGCACACCAGCCCTCGCCGCATCCCGACCCGCACCGAACGGCGGATCATCAAGGTCCGCATCCTGCGCCGCTGGGGACCGGCCCGCATCGCACACCTGCTGCGGCTCGTGCCCTCCACCGTGCACCGGGTGCTGACCCGCTACCGCCTGGCCCGGCTCACGCACCTGGACCGGGCAACGGGCCGCGTCATACGCCGCTACGAACGCGACCGCCCCGGCGAACTGGTCCATGTCGACATCAAGAAGCTCGGCAACATCCCCGACGGCGGCGGACACAGGGCCTTGGGCCGGCAGGCGGGACGCAAGAACCGCAAGAATGCCGGCTACAGCTACCTGCCCACCGCCGTCGACGACCACTCCCGCCTGGCCTACAGCGAGATCCACTCGGACGAGAAGAAGGAGACCGCCACCGGCTTCTGGCAGCGGGCTCACACTTTCTTCGCCCAGGCCGGGATCACCGTGGAGCGGGTGCTGACCGACAACGGCTCCTGCTACCGCTCACGCGACTGGCGGGACCTGATGGCGGCAACAGGGATCGCCCACAAGCGCACCCGGCCCTACCGGCCGCAGACCAACGGCAAGGTCGAACGCTTCAACCGCACCCTGCTCGATGAATGGGCCTACGCCCGCCCCTACCGAAGCGAACAGGAACGACGCGGCGCCTTCCCCGGCTGGCTGCACACCTACAATCACCACCGCGGACACACCGCGCTGAAAGGCCAACCACCCGCCAGCCGCGTCCCCAACCTCTCAGGGCAATACACCTAG
- a CDS encoding MFS transporter, which translates to MGHEGLSVGVDVAIHTELERPSPVQDPPAETCLTRPQPPGTEQLGLRLASGPLADRSRRFWAWTIAGYVLTAATVPVLGLTGVLWVACTLVIAERVGKAVRSPAKDTLLSHATAATGRGRGFAVHEAMDQVGALIGPLTVAGVLALTGGDYAPALGVLALPGVAAVALLLWLRARVPIRWATRPPSARRRPSSRLPPDPARGGCRGPSGPTRYSPQRP; encoded by the coding sequence GTGGGGCACGAGGGCCTTTCTGTTGGTGTAGACGTCGCAATCCACACCGAACTCGAAAGGCCCTCACCTGTTCAAGATCCCCCAGCCGAGACCTGCCTCACCCGTCCACAACCTCCCGGGACAGAACAGCTAGGGCTGCGTCTGGCCTCGGGACCGCTGGCCGACCGCAGCCGCCGCTTCTGGGCATGGACGATCGCCGGATACGTGCTGACCGCGGCCACAGTCCCGGTTCTCGGCCTGACCGGCGTGCTGTGGGTGGCCTGCACCCTGGTGATCGCGGAACGCGTCGGCAAGGCCGTGCGCTCCCCGGCCAAGGACACGCTGCTCTCGCACGCCACCGCCGCCACCGGTCGGGGCCGCGGCTTCGCGGTGCACGAGGCGATGGACCAGGTCGGCGCGCTCATCGGCCCGCTCACGGTGGCCGGGGTCCTCGCCTTGACCGGCGGCGACTACGCCCCGGCGCTCGGGGTGCTCGCGCTGCCCGGCGTGGCCGCCGTCGCACTGCTGCTCTGGCTGCGTGCCAGGGTCCCGATCCGGTGGGCTACGAGACCACCGTCGGCACGGCGGCGCCCGAGCAGTCGCCTCCCGCCGGATCCCGCGAGAGGAGGCTGCCGCGGGCCTTCTGGGCCTACGCGGTATTCACCGCAGCGACCCTGA
- a CDS encoding MFS transporter yields MLSYHLVVRHLMPTAMVPVLYAAAMAADAVAALATGWLYDRLGAQVLVVLPLLSAAVPALAFTDTVGAAVAGALVWGAAVGVQESTLRATVADLVPVGRRATAYGVFAGIMGAAALAGGALVGVLYDISVPLLIVVVAGIQVAALVLLWFTRAVRSTPAH; encoded by the coding sequence GTGCTCTCTTATCACCTGGTCGTCCGCCACTTGATGCCGACCGCGATGGTGCCGGTGCTGTACGCGGCGGCCATGGCTGCTGACGCGGTGGCGGCGCTGGCCACGGGCTGGCTGTACGACCGGCTCGGAGCCCAGGTCCTGGTCGTCCTGCCGCTGCTGTCCGCCGCTGTTCCGGCCCTCGCCTTCACCGACACGGTGGGGGCCGCCGTGGCGGGTGCACTGGTGTGGGGCGCCGCCGTCGGGGTCCAGGAGTCCACGCTGCGTGCCACCGTCGCCGACCTCGTACCCGTGGGCCGCCGGGCCACCGCGTACGGCGTCTTCGCCGGGATCATGGGAGCGGCTGCGCTGGCAGGTGGCGCCCTGGTCGGGGTGCTGTACGACATCTCCGTTCCCCTTCTGATCGTGGTCGTCGCCGGCATCCAGGTCGCCGCGCTGGTTCTGCTGTGGTTCACCCGGGCCGTGCGGTCCACGCCCGCTCACTGA